The following are encoded together in the Bactrocera neohumeralis isolate Rockhampton chromosome 6, APGP_CSIRO_Bneo_wtdbg2-racon-allhic-juicebox.fasta_v2, whole genome shotgun sequence genome:
- the LOC126762747 gene encoding uncharacterized protein LOC126762747 → MFNTLSNKECFLRIFLVISVVTAVVAEPMAFSLQNTQSQPFLLIERMKPAPRPCLENQANTNRTGLYVMWQKLLVRVTSQWQQSVLAKSFGVEKVANEQEMAPYNIERGNFGNMAAEVAMERRIVNAVLTLTQLLLALDIVILAVVFAMLISSFCTTKKPTEEEVVKA, encoded by the exons ATGTTCAACACACTAAGCAATAAAGAATGCTTCTTAAGAATTTTTCTTGTCATATCCGTTGTGACGGCTGTGGTAGCTGAGCCAATGGCG TTCAGCTTGCAGAATACACAATCCCAACCATTTCTTTTGATTGAGCGAATGAAACCGGCGCCAAGACCGTGCCTTGAAAACCAAGCCAATACAAATCGTACGGGGCTATATGTGATGTGGCAAAAACTTCTGGTTCGTGTAACGTCACAGTGGCAACAGTCAGTTTTGGCGAAGAGTTTTGGCGTGGAAAAAGTCGCAAACGAGCAAGAAATGGCGCCTTACAATATTGAACGTGGCAATTTTGGAAACATGGCTGCAGAAG TGGCAATGGAGAGACGCATTGTTAATGCCGTGCTCACGCTGACGCAGCTATTGTTGGCTTTGGATATTGTTATACTTGCGGTGGTGTTCGCAATGCTGATCAGCAGCTTTTGCACAACTAAGAAACCAACTGAAGAAGAAGTGGTGAAGGCGTAG
- the LOC126762066 gene encoding uncharacterized protein LOC126762066 produces the protein MKIFALLFLLACVYWTTTSADVHKSEQKNRFGLVNQRIRSLRDGLGVGFASNTKTPKPVAPLADKDDVDDPWDLGAFFGQLSTKVGSVVKTAVGDLLECVDNVFKCLSPGGNKKGKKDPKDNKGGEGASGANSNPKPTETVSVKPTESTTSGSTTVTSTASTTSGNTTVTSTTSTTSGSTTVSSTQSTTTIASGK, from the exons atgaaaattttcgcGTTACTATTTTTGTTAGCTTGTGTCTACTGGACAACTACAAGTGCTGATGTACATAAATCTGAGCAGAAAAATCGCTTTGGTCTCGTGAATCAACGCATTAGATCTTTGCGCGACGGTCTTGGTGTTGGTTTCGCTAGTAACACGAAGACACCGAAGCCCGTTGCACCGCTAGCCGATAAAGATGATGTTGACGATCCATGGGATTTGGGCGCATTCTTCGGGCAGTTGAGCACAAAAGTGGGTTCGGTCGTTAAAACTGCAGTGGGCGATCTATTGGAA TGTGTTGACAATGTATTCAAATGCTTAAGCCCAGGtggaaacaaaaaaggaaagaaagatCCAAAGGATAATAAAGGTGGTGAAGGCGCATCAGGTGCAAATTCGAATCCGAAACCAACTGAGACGGTCAGCGTAAAACCGACAGAATCCACAACTAGTGGTAGTACCACAGTCACTTCAACAGCATCCACGACTAGTGGTAATACCACAGTCACATCAACAACATCCACGACTAGTGGGAGTACCACCGTAAGCTCAACTCAATCCACGACTACTATTGCTTCGGGTAAATAA